The following proteins are co-located in the Sphaeramia orbicularis chromosome 24, fSphaOr1.1, whole genome shotgun sequence genome:
- the snw1 gene encoding SNW domain-containing protein 1, whose amino-acid sequence MSLASFLPAPTQLSQDQLEAEERLRAQKSYSTALVSSRREPPPYGHRKGWVPRCLEDFGDGGAFPEIHVAQFPLEMGRKKKTSNALAVQVDAEGKIKYDAIARQGQSKDKVVFSKYTDLLPKEVLNEDTPELQRPDEEAVQELTEKTRSALEKAVSQKIAAAMPVRAADKQAPAQYIRYTPSQQGVAFNSGAKQRVIRMVEMQKDPMEPPRFKINKKIPRGPPSPPAPVMHSPSRKMTVKEQQEWKIPPCISNWKNAKGYTIPLDKRLAADGRGLQTVHINENFAKLAEALYIADRKAREAVEMRAQVEKKMAQKEKEKKEEKLRELAQMARDRRAGIKSHGDKGGDDGEARERDEIRRDRRQERQHDRNIARAAPDKRSKLQRDQERDISELIALGVPNPRSSNEAQYDQRLFNQSKGMDSGFAGGEDEMYNVYDQPFRSGRDMASNIYRPSKNIDKDAYSDDFDTLMQNNRFVPDKEFSGADHGQRRDGPVQFEEDPFGLDKFLEEAKQHGGSKRPSTSSRSKDDYHDKKRRKE is encoded by the exons ATGTCTCTGGCGAG CTTTTTACCGGCACCGACCCAGTTGTCACAGGACCAGCTGGAGGCTGAAGAAAGGCTCCGGGCCCAGAAGTCCTACTCCACCGCCCTGGTTTCGTCCCGTAGAGAGCCCCCTCCTTATGGACACAGAAAAGGCTGGGTACCGCGTTGTCTTGAG GACTTTGGAGATGGAGGCGCTTTCCCAGAGATTCATGTGGCCCAGTTTCCTTTGGAGATGGGTAGAAAGAAGAAGACATCCAATGCCCTGGCAGTTCAAGTGGATGCAGAAGGAAAGATCAAATACGATGCCATTGCCAGACAAGGACAAAGCAAGGACAAG GTGGTCTTTAGTAAGTACACAGATCTTCTTCCCAAAGAAGTTCTGAATGAGGACACCCCTGAACTACAAAGACCTGATGAGGAGGCTGTACAAGAG CTGACAGAAAAGACCCGTTCTGCCCTGGAAAAGGCAGTGTCTCAAAAGATTGCTGCCGCTATGCCTGTGAGAGCAGCAGACAAACAAGCCCCTGCACAGTACATCAG ATACACGCCATCCCAGCAAGGAGTGGCTTTTAACTCAGGGGCCAAACAGAGAGTGATCCGTATGGTGGAGATGCAGAAAGACCCCATGGAACCCCCTCGTTTCAA GATCAACAAGAAGATTCCTCGaggtcctccctctcctcctgctcctgttATGCATTCTCCAAGCCGAAAG atGACAGTAAAGGAACAGCAAGAGTGGAAGATTCCTCCGTGCATTTCTAATTGGAAAAACGCAAAG GGGTACACCATTCCTCTTGACAAACGTCTGGCTGCTGACGGCAGGGGGCTGcaaacagtgcatattaatgaaaacTTTGCCAAGTTGGCTGAGGCGCTTTACATCGCAGATAGAAAG GCTAGAGAAGCAGTGGAAATGAGAGCCCAAGTAGAGAAAAAGATGGCacagaaagagaaggaaaagaaagaagagaaactTCGGGAGCTGGCTCAGATGGCCAGAGATCGTAGGGCAGGCATCAAAAGCCACGGAGACAAAG GTGGCGATGACGGTGAGGCCAGGGAGCGTGACGAGATCCGCCGTGACAGAAGGCAAGAGAGACAGCACGACAGGAACATCGCCAGAGCGGCCCCTGATAAGAG GTCGAAGTTACAGAGAGACCAGGAGAGAGACATCAGCGAGCTCATCGCCCTGGGTGTGCCAAACCCCCGTTCCTCCAATGAGGCCCAGTATGATCAGCGACTCTTCAATCAGAGCAAG GGTATGGACAGTGGTTTCGCTGGCGGTGAGGATGAGATGTACAACGTGTACGACCAGCCATTCCGCAGCGGCAGAGACATGGCCTCAAACATCTACAGACCCAGCAAGAACATCGACAAGGACGCCTACTCAGATGACTTCGACACACTCATGCAAAACAACAG ATTTGTACCAGACAAAGAGTTCTCCGGTGCAGACCACGGCCAGAGGCGGGACGGACCGGTCCAGTTTGAGGAGGATCCCTTCGGTCTGGACAAGTTCTTGGAGGAGGCCAAGCAGCACGGGGGCTCTAAGAGACCCTCCACCAGCAGCCGCTCCAAGGATGACTACCATGACAAGAAACGCAGGAAGGAGTGA